Part of the Equus caballus isolate H_3958 breed thoroughbred chromosome 5, TB-T2T, whole genome shotgun sequence genome is shown below.
CTTCTTGCTGGAGCCATTCTCTATAGGCCCCTGTGTAGTTTCGAGCCCTGTGGAGACAAAGAAGGGTGAGGGAAGGACAGGCCTGGGAAGCAGTCCCCACTCACTCCCCAGCTAGCAATTCACACCTTCCGCATACACACTATCCCATACCCGGTGTATCCAAGGCCCTGGGCCAACTGGGTGGCCTGCAAGCCCCGCTTGCCCATCTGACAGAAGAAAATCAGATTCTCATCTTCCAGCTTTGGCTTCTGGGTGGAGTACAAGGCCTGGAAAGCAGCTGGCTCCATCTGCAGGGCACTTTCCAACTCAGACACTGGGAGGATTTGAGAGGACAGAATGGAAAGCCGGCAGTTTGGCAATCTCAGGTGAGGTTAGGCCTGGAAGGACTGGGTGCTGGTGGTCGAACAAATCTCCAGGGGGGGCCAAAACAACACATGGTGGGCACCACTCCCCAACCTCAAGGTCAAGATACAGCCTAGTCTCACAGGAAGTCAGTCAAACTACCTTTGAATAAGAGCCATTTCCCGAGTTGTGAGGAGGAGCAGGCCGACTCAAGTCTCGGGAGGTCAACCATAGAGAAACTGGTCTGCCCCTTCCTCACCGCCTGTTATCCCCTCAAACTGGAAGGGCCAGTTCTGCTGCCAGGATCCGCCTCCAATCAGCCCTTCTCTAGCTTAGCAGGGTAGGGGCTTAAGCAAACGCAGAACACCCGTAACAGTGCCTCTCCCACGCCATCCTACGTGAGGTCCCCTTAGCTAAGAACCTCCTGGACTGTCTCTACTCCACCACCGGGGCATCCCCTCTCAATCCCATACCCGGGATGTTGAGCGCCCCAGGGATGGTCCCAGCGGCCGCCTCCTCCCGAGATCTCACATCGATGAGTCGGGCCCGGCCCAAGGCTAGGAGCGAACGGAGTTCAGGGAGCGAGACGGCGGGCGCTGAGGAACGGAGCACGAGAGACCTGAGGGGAGCGGGACCTCACGTGGCAGCATCCCAACCCAGTGGGGGGCGTACGGGAGAACCTCTCAGCCACGCCCCTCGGCGCCACCCTCCGCAGACACCTCCACCCAGGGGGCTCCACGCGCTCCTGGGGGCCACATGTAGGACAGGATGTGGCCCCAGGTCTCCGGGGGAGGTACCTCCAGCCATGGTGCGCGCCGCGATTGCGAGTTGCAGGAATGCGGCCCCGGCCCGCCCCCTCGGAGCCTGCAGCATCTCTCCCGCCCTCCCGAAGCCGAGACCGGAACCGGAAGAAAAGGCACCGCCTCCCGCACGGCCCCCGCAGCACCTGTTAGAGGTGCAGCTAACACTGGCCAGCTAGGGAAATCTCCGCGGTTGCCGGGTGTGGGCGGGCAACCGTACATTGGTCCGGCCCAGGCTCTAGCACGTAGAGTAACGAGTATAGGAGGAGCACCCCAACCTAATCTCGGCCCAACCCTATGGTCAAAGTGCAATGTGCCCCCTCCCTTCCGCCCTGGGGCccacaaaaggaggaaaaacaggAGACAACTGTGGCTCTGaacattttatcttaaaaaaaaaaaaaaaggaaaagaaagaaagaaaagagaagaaaccatCCCCACAAGGGGGAAGGCCCCAAGTGGGCCCCTGCCTGTTGTTCTCCCTGGCTGGAGACTTCTGCATAGGCCTTAGCTGCTCTCTGGCCAATCTCCTCTTCCTGGGGCAGCAAACACTACTAAGCATCCTTTCCCCCACTTCTTGCTAAAGCCTGTTCCCCAGAGTCCTCAGGTGCACATCTGAGCTCCAGGGAAAGGAAGAACCAGTGGAAGCGCCAGAGTCCCGGGGCAAGCCTTGTCAGCAGACCCTCTGCTGGCACCCTAAGCAAGCACAGGGCAAGCCCCCCAGTTTAGTGTGTCCAGCATCCAGCGTGGAGACAGCACATGCATTGTGCAAGAGGAGCACAAGGGGCCCAGGGGCTGCATGGTGGGGTTGGGCAAGGCTGTCAGTGCACGTCCACATGTGTGTTTCACACCACTGCAGGCTGCTCTATCACAGGGCCTCAGTTCAAAGACACGCCTTCTGAGCTCCCCCCAGTCCCATGCCAGAGGTGGGCAGTGAAGGAAAGGGGCACGGGGTTAGCCTGTTGCTCCTGGGCTATCTGCAGTTCTCAGAAAGGGGCTGTGGGGCCCAAAGCCCCTCAATCCCCATCGTTAGTTGCTGTCATTCTTGATGACGACTTCTACTCCGTGGTGCCGTAACTGAGCTCGCAGCAGCAGATTCTTGTTTTTAAGATCTTCCACCTGACATGGGAAGGAGGCAGTAAAGGGAATGGGTAGAAAAGTGGGCCCAGCCAAGTCCCTGAACTTATTCAGACATCCACTGGTGAGAGGAAAAAGGTGAAGGCTTCTCTGTGGAAAATGAAGTAGGGAGTCCCAAAGTGGGGCGGTGGCCGTGGGGTGGAGGAGGGCCACACTGAGGATAGGAGTCTGACCTGCTGTCGAAGCACATCATTGTCCAGCTGCAGCTGGTCAAGCCCCTGCAGTTCTTCAGACAACCGGTGGTTACTCTGCCGAAGCTCCTGGATATAATCACAGGCTTTGGATAGAATTCCACCTTTACTCTGCAGGAGAAAGCCAGCAAAATGAGGACTCAGATATAAGATACCTGGCTTGCTCTCCAAAAGCACATTCACATTTTGGACTTCACTTTCCCCTAAGGGTGGTGGTATAACATCTCCCAGGGAAACAGGAGCCTCAGAGAGATGAGAAGAGACTACTGCCATGTGTGCCCACTCTCTACCATTTCTGGCAACAATACCAGGAGACAGAATTCAGGCATCCTGCCCACTACCAGGGTCTTTCCATGACCTGGCCAGACTTGGTGCTCTCCATGGAGCAGTCTGGGATGATCTTGGACAGCTGCACAATCCAGTTGTTAATCTTGTCTCGGCGGCGACGCTCCACTGTGGGGCAAAGCGGAGGACCAGGTGACTCAGTGACAACTCACCACAGGCCCCATATAAAATACCTACCTCTCCCAGCCTCACACATCACTGCTGTCCCCAGTCCCACCACACAGCTGCTGGCTTCACACTCGGATCACACCTACCTTCATTATGCTGAGCCCTGCGTTTCTCATCCCGAGTTGTCCGGGGAGCTTCTGACTTCCTGACAACAGAGCCCAAGGCGGCCAGAGTGAGGGAAGGACAGAAGATAAGACTGGAGTTTGGGATAAGGAATTACACAAGATTTGGCAGGGATCAAGACCACTCATGGTAACTGAAAAGAAACAAGGGTTACTCACGGGGAATAAGGGTGGGTCCTGGGGGCAATGGAGCGCTGGCTGCCTCCTTGCAACACTTCTTGTGGGGACATCATCACAAAGAATTGACCTGTGAAGGTGCAGGGCAGATTCTGTCAGGATATGGGACCAGGAACCTCACCAAGCTCTGAGGCCAGTGCCCTGGGACCCTCCTCTAAAAAGGTCATACTTCCTCCTGCTGGAAAGGCAGCCCCGGACTCACTGCCTGCTCAGGTCTTAGTGATCATTAAGGGATCATGAGTAAAGGCCCACTGCCCACCAGCCACGTCCCACAGCCTGTCCTAGCCCCGCCAGCCAGCATCCTCACACAGTATCTCACCCGTGCTGGGAGTGTTCGCCTGCCCCAGTAGTGCCTCTGAGCCCTGGGTAGTAACAACAGCTGCTGTACTCCCCGATGTGGTACCCCCTGTCCCATCTCCCACTGCAGTGCTGGGGAAGTAAGTATAGTGCGTCTCAGCAGCTGTCCCCTCTGTGTCAACTGCATCATCACTGGTGAACGCACCCTGGATCACCGCCTGGGAAGGGGGCAAGAGAACAGAGTCCAGCGACAGTCAGATACTTCCCACTGAACTACTCTGCAGCTTCTATCccttgggggaggagggagaaacatCCAGAAAGGGAGAGCCTAGTGCCTTGGGACAAGGCAGCCCAGATGCCTCACCACCCCTAGCCTCACCCCCATCCTATTGGTTCCCTTCTTCATCTTACTACTCAGAGCTCtagtcccctccccagcccataCTCCTGTACCTGGGTCATAGATTGAGTGGCAGGGTAGCCACTGATGGCGCCAGTCCCCTCAGTCTGGCCATCTAGCTGCCCCTCAGACACCTGGATCACTCTGTACATCACCTAGAagcagggaggaaaggggagggaagggaagagagaataagAGAGTAAGTGCTGGGGATCTCAGGGCCCCTCATAAAGCTTCTCTTGAATAGAACCCCAAAACAAGAGTCCTTCAGAGACACAGATTCAGCCATTCCCCCTTCCTTCCCCATACAGAGGTTTCAGCATAGCCCCTACCCCACCCCAATCTCTACTCCAAACCTCATTCTCTAATCCCACCACCCACCCCAGGAGTCCACATCTTCACCTCATCCTCCAAGCCAGGTCTCCCCTTGACAGGTTCAATTACCTCCCTCAACCCAACCACAGGGAACACCTGCAGCCACCTGGCCCCCTCCCTTACCTGGCCCCCATTCTCAGTTCGGAAGACGTACTTGACGTTGGGGTCAGGGAAAGTGGCAGCTGACTGGATGCTGGCGATAGCCACGCTGGTTGGGTCCTCCCCAGTTGCCACTGCACCTGaattaaaagaacaaaggaaaagtcTGTGAGttacttcctttctccctctgttccACTTGCATGTCATTCAGAAGGAGAAGGGCTCACAAGAGACGGgctgatgggggaggggaagagcccATGATGGGTTCTTGGTCTCAGGTCTGTTTCTACCACCCACCTTCCTGAATCTGCACTGTCCCCTCTTCCGTTTCAGCTGTTTTCTGCTGCCTGTTTGTGAAcggacaaaagaaagaataagggaAGAAGTGAATGAAAAGCTCACCAGGCCAGTAACATATGGCTCCCAAACTCAGTGGCATTCCCAACAGATGTAGGTTAGGTTAGAGTAACAACAGctagtatttactgagtgtttactcAGTAAACTAGCTAAGCACTAGCTAAGCACTTAACAGGCACTACCTTATTGAATACCAGGAACAGCACCAAGAGGTAGGTAGCGCTACTTGCATTCTATGGATGGGAaaccaaatcacacagctagtaagtgacggAGCTGGGACCTGAATCTAGGTCTCCCTCACTCCAGAGCCAGTGCTCTTAGGCATTTTGCATCCTCCCAGgcctcccatctcccatcccagaCCCTACCACTTCTTCACTCACCCCTTCATCTCTCTGTGAGGGGGTACATCCGAGGAACTGGTCCTTCTTTGGAAGTCTTCGTGTCTCCTGCCTCACAGGCCTGAGTGCTAAGTCCTGGTAGAAATCAGGGAGTCTGCAGTGAGTCTAGGAAACTGAACAGCGCCCCTGTTTCTAGAACCTAGGCTCCACAAAGACACAGCCAGGAACATAACCCAATCATCTGCAGGGTCAGCTTCCTCCATTCTGATGCTGAGGACTGGGCTACAGTGACTAAAAAAGCAACTCTACAAACCGTGCTCGTCTACCCTCCATTATCACCCCAACTCCTGGTGGAGAGGGGATAATTATACTGGAAGACCAAGAAACAACATATTTCTGCATGGATTATTATTAAAGCTATTATGATCTGCCATGACATAGGGATTAGGAAGGGCCATGTTTAGACCACCACTATCAAAAAATACAGGGCCATGGATGCTGTGAGAAGCTTCCAGCTTCTCAGCCACAAACTGTACATTAAGAAATTTCGGTTCTCAAATCCAGTAAGGGGAAACCTGAAATCCGTTGCCAGTGGAAAACCCTCCAGAACCATAAAGACCAGACGGCCCTCGGGGCCCCATTGTACTGACAGGGCTCTAGTTTTGTGGTGTCCAAATTTATGTTATTTGTTAAAGACCCTAAAGCCCAAGTGTATCATCTTCAAGCCCCTTCTATTTTATTCACCGAGGGAGGCTTCCCGTAGAACAACATAGTTGCTAAAATGTTGCCATGACAACTCCAAATCAACTGAGCTTCAGCGAGAAGGGAAAAACCTCCAGGCTCACGGTTTCGAAGAAGAGACAATGGGGGAGGATTCCATCTACAAGGTGCCTGCCTTAGGCCCCTGACACCCAGCCAGAGGACAGGAAAAACAAAGAGCCGAGCAGATACGCCCCCGGAAAGAAACAGCTACACAGTACAAAGCAATAAGCTAATCTCGACACGAAAGGGGTGAGATTGTTGTGAATTCTCTACCCACAAGATCCCCCAAACCTTTCCGATTCAAGGAAAATCGTCAGCAGATAAGCCTTGAAAAGCCCGTATCCAAGGAAAGTGTTAACCCAGAAAGGAACTGAAAGTGAAACTGTCCGGAGGAAGTAGCGCTGCAAGATCTCAGTCCCTAAGGGGAAGTAGCACTAGTGTTTCGAGACCACCTACCTCTCCACCCCCAAACCTGCGGAGGAAGTGCCCCTCCAGGTTCCATGCGCTGCCTGCAGAAGGAGGCAATGAAAGAGAGGGCAGGGCACAGGAGGCGTCTCTATCGCCCACAGCTGTCAGCCAGGAGCAGCCTCTGAGGACACCCCGCAATGGGGTCAGGCTACTTATTCAAATCTTAGTTGGACATCCGGAAGCATTTCCTGAGCATTAGGGGTATGCGACACGGAAACCGGGATAGGATGTTGTGGCGTGCACGCTCAGGCTAAGGTAGGGCCCAGGAAGAGCCCTTGCTAAGTCTggacacaaagagaaaaataatcaagtcCCGAAAAAAGTCAGGCGCCTTAGCCCTTGCCTGAGAACGCGGCGTCTCCCTGCAGGCCCACTAACCAGCTGGCGCTTAGCAGCCGAGTGCGGCCAGGCGCGATCCCCGGAGCCCGTGCCGTGACCCGGCcagccccgccgcgcccgcccgcgcccccgcTGCTCCGCAGAGGACTCAGGAAAGCCAGCTCGGCTCGGCGGCCCCGCGGTCCCCGGCCCGCGGCTGGCAGCGCAGGAGGGCGGGGACGTGCGCGCTCGGGGGCGGGGAGTGAGTTCGGCCCACAAAGGGGGTTAGGAGGTGAAGGACCAGGCACGGCCCCCTCCCTCAAAACAAAGGCTCCCTCCCCAGGAGTGCCCGAACCTGAAAAACTGAAACGAAATCAaggcggccccgccccgccctgccgGCCCATCCAGTCTCCAGACCCCGTCCGGTCCTGCGCTCACCCGCCAAGGCCGCCCCAGCTGCCGATTTTCCCCGACCGTGTTCTCCCTCTCCGGGCTCGGGTATCTCCATGGACAGCTGCTCATGCGCACTCCCAGCCCGCGGCCATGTTGATGAGGGGCGGAAGTGTCTCTGTCGACCTCCCTGCCTTCTCAGCCTCTGAGCCTCCCCACTTCCGTTCGCTCCATCTTGCTGAGTGAGGGCTGAAGGTGCGGACTTTGGGGGCCTCTCTGGGGCCGGGAAGAAGCTATTTACGGATTCCTGGGAGGATGGTGCTGAAGTCCTAATCGCTTTCGGCAAGAACGGGAGAAAGACGACTAAGTTGTGCTACTATCTTTCTGCTGGACAGGGCCTTTGTAGTTCACAGAAGAGGGAGTGAGAGAGGCCGGCCTAGATCAAGGGTGGGACGTCGGACGGAGGCGCCATCTTTAACAAGGGCTCTTTGGGAGGCCATCTTGGATCAGGACACCCTTTTGAAGTGTTTCCTGTTGGAGATTAGGACATATCTGGGCACACTCTTTTTGTATTAGCATCAGCAATCGCTCTCCCAGGGACCTCCCAGGCCTCCAGTTTTTCTGAGACTCACTTTCTGTGAGAGGGATCTTTATTCCCATTCTTCTCAGTCAGGACCTACTGTTAATGGATTTGGAGTAGCATGGTGGAATGGGGAGAattcagactctggagccagacaaaCTCGGGTCTCAAACTATTCTCTGCCGTTTCTTACCTCTGAGATCTTGGGCCAACCTTTTGAGTTAattagcttcagtttcctcatctgtaaagtggagatgccAGTACCAACCTTACAGAATTATTAGATGGACTAAATAAGGCCAAGGGCATAGGTTCTATATACGTAGAGCACCTAGGCTTTACTGGCACATAATGAGCGTTATGTAAATACCAGTTTCTCTTCCCCATTTCCTGACCACCATGAACCCAGCTCTAGTTTCTAGCCACAGTCTCCATGACAACAACTGAGGAAGAACAcgcaaacaacaaaaataaaagacaacgTCTGGCCAAACGTAGGAAAATATGATACCTATCACCTGGGactttaaaagaataatgagACTTCACACTATTTACatgtaaaaatacaattttattctgAGACATCACCCCTTATTAGAATGGGACCTGTGGCCCCAGACTATCTGGAGAAGCAGTCCCAGAGCCTGAGTGACACCATTTCCCTTCCCTGAAATAAGAGGAAGTTATtccaaaggaaaaaggagaggccAGAGAGATCTGGACAGGACCTCTCTTCCCTAAGATGACTGGAGGCAGAGGGTGGAGGAGCTAGAAAGGGGGGCAGTCCCTCCAACAAACGTTGAGGCCTTCAAAGAGCTTCCTGGACATGTTCCTCCTAAGCTGGAGCTAAAAGGGTCAGGAGGTATCCAAGAGCCCAAGAGCAGAACAGGGATGGGCAGCTCTAGAAGTGTTTGTGTGAAAGGCTTTGACCTGGCCctgtcctccccacctccaccctgggCTTCCATGAAGAGAAGTTCACAGCCTCAGAGGAGGGCAGGAACTTGGCTGGAGTTCCCCCTCTTTCTTCACTTTGAGAAACCTCTAAGTTTTCTGCCTACTCTTTGTTCCCCTTGACCAATGACCTTGCTCTCTGGGAACAGGATCTTGTTGACTTTCTTGGGAATCTCCTAAGGGATAAGTTCTTTGTGTCTGAGACAAACTCAGGTAAACCAACCAAGGCAGTGCCAGAGGGCCAAAGCCTATAGAGTTGGGCACTACAGCTGCTCAGGCTGCAGAAGAGACTGCTAGTCAGGGATCCCGGAGATTCAAGACAACTTACTGTCCCTTTTGCCCAGTGCTCTCTGGTCCTAATCACAGTCCTTCACCTTTCTCAGGGTTAGCCTGTGTTTCAAATGCATATGATCGGCGCTGGGGGGGCATAAGAGGGTCAGGGGGCTGGGGTTCTCTGGGGGGCAAACTAAGCCGACTCCGGGATCCAGACCCTTCTGTGCCTTCAGATTGGAGCTCCAAGCAGCTAAAGGGTCGGAAAGAATGAGCAGGGATCATGCTACAGGGGGAGGTTCTGGGGATGAGGCTGTAATCCACACCCCCAGTACAGGTCAGCGTCCGCCGAacaccctgagcctcagtcttctggCGGTCCCGGGCCATGGCCACAGCAGCATCAAAGGAAAGACTGCCCCCATTCCTCCAAGAGGAGCGGGAGGCTCGGGACCCCCAAGCCCTTTCCCCAGGAGTCCCATCAAGCCGACCAGGCCTCGGGCATGGGTTTGCAGGTGCCACATGGATCTTGCCACACATTGCACTGGGCATCTTGGCAAACTGTGGTTTGGGGGGCACCACAGGCACAGAGCGGACCTGTTGGACCTGAACCAAGGTGGAAGCCAGGCGCATGCCCACACTGCCAGCTGAGCCAAATGGACAGGGGCACAGATTGCAGCCCTCTGGACTGGGCTGCCCCTCAGGCTCCATCTCCTCTGGCCGGGGCGGCTGTGGGACTGCCTGTTCTGTCTCAGAGGAGTGAGCATTGCCCTCTTTGGCACTGTCAACCTCCAGGGACTCTACATGTGACCCTTCAGGGAGGGAGCCCTCTTCTAAATGGTCACCTCCAGCCCCCTGGTCTCCCTCAGcctctccatccccactctcTCGTTCCTTGCTCACCTCCCCTACTCTTCCTTCAGCTGCTGCTTCTGGGCTTCTGCTATCTTCACCATCTCCTTGTTCTTCTCTTGCCTCTTGGTCCCCATCCTTGCTCTGTCCTTTGACCTcatcctctctgccttcctcagccTCTTGTTTGTGTACAACTTCCCAGCTCTCCTCAGCAACTTGGTTTTCCTGGGCCCTGTGCTCTGGGTCCCTTCCAGGTTCTACCTgggcttcctctccttccttagcctcttcctctctctcagtctttcttttcttctccttgtcttttccctgctctcctcctccttcctccataaCCTTAGCTTCTTCCATACACTCATCCTGCTGTGGACCCATGGACTcctctcccttggcctctgtcTCTTCCCCACTATCTTTTCTCAAACAGACCATCATCTCTTGGTTTCCCTCAACCTCCCCTTCTTTCTCATCAGCCTCTCCAGCCTCTACCTCACTCTCTGGactcccctcagcctcctccctgaTGTCCCATCTGCTTCCAGGCTCAGCTTCCTTGTCCTCTCCAATTTCCCAGCATGCCTGCTCTCCCTCAGTCTGTCCTGGAGCCTCCTGATTTCCACACCTTGCTGCCTCTTCTTCCAGACTGCCTGGACCCTCCCAGCTTGGGGATTTGGGCCCCAGAATGGGACTTAGGTCATCGTAGGCACTCAGGAAGACTTCCTCCCCACTTTCGTCCTCTGCTTCAGGCCTGGGGTCAGCAGAGTCCAGGGAACAGCAGCTGGGAGCTAGGACAAACTGCGCCTCATCCAGAGACAGGTCATCCAGGGGTGGCTCCACAGAGAACTCCTCCACCTGTAGGCACAGCATTATGGCTCAGGACTAGGTGGCCCTGTCCACCCTCTGGATTCCTTACCACCCCCAAACCCAGCACAGCCACTCCTTACCTGATGCCCATCTCCCAGGAGCTCCTCCATGTAGCCCATCCCAGGGTCGTCCTCCCCAGGGGAGAaggctgctcctgctgctcctgcctTGGCCACCTCCCCATCCTCCGCCCCCACCCACTCAGGTTCTGAGCTGCTTGAGTCCTCTAGGAAGGAGAAGGAATCCTGCACCTCCTGGGACAGGCAGTCCTCCAGGGCAGGGGCCACATCCGCTGGGCCTGAGTCAGTCAGGGGACCTGGGGCTGGACTTGCCTCCAACTTCTCATCTGTTGGGAGAGAGGTAGTCCCAGGAATACAAAGGTCAAGACCAGCCCTGACTCTTCCCAGTCTGGGTCTTCCTAGCATTGCTGCAGTATGGACACAACAATCCcagaaaagatattccatgtggCTGATCCTCTCAGACCAATATCCCTAACTATTGGCTTATAGCTGCCTTGATCGAGCTCCCACCAGGTGCCAAGCACAGTGCTATATATTTTACAGTGCAATATCTTACTTTTCCCACAAAACAACCCTATAATATAGGGTGTTTATCCCCATGTTACgtttgagaaaactgagactcagagagatttgTCTAAGGTCACAAAAACTAAGCAGCACAGCCAAAATTTCAACCCAAGTCTACTTAACCCTGTAGCCCATGTCCTTACCACTAGCCTGTGCTGCCTCAGTACTTCTCGTCAGCGACACTTCAGGAACTGGAGTCAGAGAAAAGATCAGATCCCAGCTCTATCACCTCCTACCTAAATTAATAGCAAATTGCTTAacctaagtctcagtttccactGCTGTAACATAAGGATGACAACCATACCTGTGTCATGAGATTACgagaaaatgaaataagctaACGCCTGCAAAGTCCCTAACACAACACTTGGCTCATACTTAGCCCTCGATAATTGTTAGCTATTAGTATTaatgttactattattgttaccATCATCTATTATATATTCCCACCTTGTACTTAGTAATCCCTGCTATATATATCTGACACAGGCCCCCATTCTTGGTTATATCAGTGATCTGAAGGCTGCCAGAAATCTTCTTTCCATGAATCTCACACAATCTGATAATATTACTGGATTCCCCCAACCTCGAATCCAGGGAGGCTGTTGAAGGTAACCACCCAAAGCCCAAGGGCTGAGGCTCACCTGGGGGACCGGGGCcaaggccagggccagggccagggccaaaGGCAGGGCTTGTCCGAGGCTGTAGGGCCGGGCACTCAAGGCCACGAGTGAGTCTGGCCAAGGCGA
Proteins encoded:
- the ARHGAP30 gene encoding rho GTPase-activating protein 30 isoform X4; protein product: MRHLVHMASFSAQTNMHARNLAIVWAPNLLRSKDIEASGFNGTAAFMEVRVQSIVVEFILTHVEQLFGGAALSGGEVESVWRSIPGARASGSPDDLMPRSLPYNLPSSLQAGDGPPQIRPYHTIIEIGEHKRKGSLKVRKWRSIFNLGRSGHETKRKVLRGAEDREDKSDKGTLRPAKSMDSLSAAAGACDEPEGLVGPSSPRPNPLLQESLENYSVEAAEGEQEPEGEALGGTNSEPGTPRAGRSAIRVGASSRAERCAGVHISDPYNVNLPLHITSILNVPPNIISNVALARLTRGLECPALQPRTSPAFGPGPGPGLGPGPPDEKLEASPAPGPLTDSGPADVAPALEDCLSQEVEEFSVEPPLDDLSLDEAQFVLAPSCCSLDSADPRPEAEDESGEEVFLSAYDDLSPILGPKSPSWEGPGSLEEEAARCGNQEAPGQTEGEQACWEIGEDKEAEPGSRWDIREEAEGSPESEVEAGEADEKEGEVEGNQEMMVCLRKDSGEETEAKGEESMGPQQDECMEEAKVMEEGGGEQGKDKEKKRKTEREEEAKEGEEAQVEPGRDPEHRAQENQVAEESWEVVHKQEAEEGREDEVKGQSKDGDQEAREEQGDGEDSRSPEAAAEGRVGEVSKERESGDGEAEGDQGAGGDHLEEGSLPEGSHVESLEVDSAKEGNAHSSETEQAVPQPPRPEEMEPEGQPSPEGCNLCPCPFGSAGSVGMRLASTLVQVQQVRSVPVVPPKPQFAKMPSAMCGKIHVAPANPCPRPGRLDGTPGERAWGSRASRSSWRNGGSLSFDAAVAMARDRQKTEAQGVRRTLTCTGGVDYSLIPRTSPCSMIPAHSFRPFSCLELQSEGTEGSGSRSRLSLPPREPQPPDPLMPPQRRSYAFETQANPEKGEGL
- the ARHGAP30 gene encoding rho GTPase-activating protein 30 isoform X2: MKSRQKGKKKGSSKERVFGCDLQEHLQHSGQEVPQVLRSCAEFVEEYGVVDGIYRLSGVSSNIQKLRQEFEAERKPDLRRDVYLQDIHCVSSLCKAYFRELPDPLLTYRLYDKFAEAVAVQLEPERLVKILEVLRELPVPNYRTLEFLMRHLVHMASFSAQTNMHARNLAIVWAPNLLRSKDIEASGFNGTAAFMEVRVQSIVVEFILTHVEQLFGGAALSGGEVESVWRSIPGARASGSPDDLMPRSLPYNLPSSLQAGDGPPQIRPYHTIIEIGEHKRKGSLKVRKWRSIFNLGRSGHETKRKVLRGAEDREDKSDKGTLRPAKSMDSLSAAAGACDEPEGLVGPSSPRPNPLLQESLENYSVEAAEGEQEPEGEALGGTNSEPGTPRAGRSAIRVGASSRAERCAGVHISDPYNVNLPLHITSILNVPPNIISNVALARLTRGLECPALQPRTSPAFGPGPGPGLGPGPPDEKLEASPAPGPLTDSGPADVAPALEDCLSQEVEEFSVEPPLDDLSLDEAQFVLAPSCCSLDSADPRPEAEDESGEEVFLSAYDDLSPILGPKSPSWEGPGSLEEEAARCGNQEAPGQTEGEQACWEIGEDKEAEPGSRWDIREEAEGSPESEVEAGEADEKEGEVEGNQEMMVCLRKDSGEETEAKGEESMGPQQDECMEEAKVMEEGGGEQGKDKEKKRKTEREEEAKEGEEAQVEPGRDPEHRAQENQVAEESWEVVHKQEAEEGREDEVKGQSKDGDQEAREEQGDGEDSRSPEAAAEGRVGEVSKERESGDGEAEGDQGAGGDHLEEGSLPEGSHVESLEVDSAKEGNAHSSETEQAVPQPPRPEEMEPEGQPSPEGCNLCPCPFGSAGSVGMRLASTLVQVQQVRSVPVVPPKPQFAKMPSAMCGKIHVAPANPCPRPGRLDGTPGERAWGSRASRSSWRNGGSLSFDAAVAMARDRQKTEAQGVRRTLTCTGGVDYSLIPRTSPCSMIPAHSFRPFSCLELQSEGTEGSGSRSRLSLPPREPQPPDPLMPPQRRSYAFETQANPEKGEGL
- the ARHGAP30 gene encoding rho GTPase-activating protein 30 isoform X3, with protein sequence MRHLVHMASFSAQTNMHARNLAIVWAPNLLRSKDIEASGFNGTAAFMEVRVQSIVVEFILTHVEQLFGGAALSGGEVESVWRSIPGARASGSPDDLMPRSLPYNLPSSLQAGDGPPQIRPYHTIIEIGEHKRKGSLKVRKWRSIFNLGRSGHETKRKVLRGAEDREDKSDKGTLRPAKSMDSLSAAAGACDEPEGLVGPSSPRPNPLLQESLENYSVEAAEGEQEPEGEALGGTNSEPGTPRAGRSAIRVGASSRAERCAGVHISDPYNVNLPLHITSILNVPPNIISNVALARLTRGLECPALQPRTSPAFGPGPGPGLGPGPPDEKLEASPAPGPLTDSGPADVAPALEDCLSQEVQDSFSFLEDSSSSEPEWVGAEDGEVAKAGAAGAAFSPGEDDPGMGYMEELLGDGHQVEEFSVEPPLDDLSLDEAQFVLAPSCCSLDSADPRPEAEDESGEEVFLSAYDDLSPILGPKSPSWEGPGSLEEEAARCGNQEAPGQTEGEQACWEIGEDKEAEPGSRWDIREEAEGSPESEVEAGEADEKEGEVEGNQEMMVCLRKDSGEETEAKGEESMGPQQDECMEEAKVMEEGGGEQGKDKEKKRKTEREEEAKEGEEAQVEPGRDPEHRAQENQVAEESWEVVHKQEAEEGREDEVKGQSKDGDQEAREEQGDGEDSRSPEAAAEGRVGEVSKERESGDGEAEGDQGAGGDHLEEGSLPEGSHVESLEVDSAKEGNAHSSETEQAVPQPPRPEEMEPEGQPSPEGCNLCPCPFGSAGSVGMRLASTLVQVQQVRSVPVVPPKPQFAKMPSAMCGKIHVAPANPCPRPGRLDGTPGERAWGSRASRSSWRNGGSLSFDAAVAMARDRQKTEAQGVRRTLTCTGGVDYSLIPRTSPCSMIPAHSFRPFSCLELQSEGTEGSGSRSRLSLPPREPQPPDPLMPPQRRSYAFETQANPEKGEGL